A window from Shimia isoporae encodes these proteins:
- the pdxA gene encoding 4-hydroxythreonine-4-phosphate dehydrogenase PdxA, producing the protein MTAPIAVSCGEPAGVGLEIIEKAWDVLKNDLSFFLIADPAHLPASVPFIEIQAPNEAAEVMPDALPVLPHPFFGKRTPGIPDPENAEGVIEAISRATDLAMTGEASAVCTLPIHKKALKDGADFPYPGHTEFLAYLGEVDRVVMMLASDQLRVVPATIHIPLKDVPAHLTPDLLRDTIRITAEGLQSQFGVAAPRLAIAGLNPHAGEGGAMGTEDADIIAPVLEEMRREGYDLSGPMPADTMFHARARAGYDAAICAYHDQALIPIKTLDFDRGVNVTLGLPFIRTSPDHGTAFDIAGQGVANPTSTIEALRMAWHMAQSA; encoded by the coding sequence ATGACAGCGCCGATCGCGGTTAGCTGCGGCGAACCCGCTGGTGTTGGGCTTGAGATCATCGAAAAGGCTTGGGACGTTCTGAAAAACGATCTGAGCTTTTTTCTGATCGCCGATCCCGCGCATCTGCCGGCCAGCGTGCCATTTATCGAAATTCAGGCACCCAACGAAGCCGCAGAAGTCATGCCCGACGCGCTGCCAGTCCTGCCTCATCCCTTCTTCGGAAAACGTACGCCCGGCATCCCTGATCCTGAAAACGCCGAAGGCGTGATCGAGGCCATTTCGCGCGCTACCGATTTGGCGATGACCGGCGAAGCTTCTGCGGTCTGCACGTTGCCTATCCACAAGAAAGCCCTCAAAGACGGGGCGGACTTCCCCTACCCTGGTCATACCGAGTTTCTTGCGTATTTGGGCGAAGTGGACCGCGTGGTGATGATGCTTGCCTCCGATCAACTGCGTGTTGTGCCGGCCACGATTCACATCCCGCTAAAGGACGTGCCCGCCCACCTGACCCCTGACTTGCTGCGCGATACCATCCGCATCACTGCCGAGGGGCTTCAATCTCAGTTCGGCGTTGCCGCGCCACGCCTGGCCATCGCAGGACTTAATCCTCATGCGGGCGAAGGCGGCGCAATGGGGACAGAAGACGCTGATATCATTGCACCTGTGTTGGAAGAGATGCGCCGCGAAGGCTATGATCTTTCAGGTCCGATGCCTGCAGACACCATGTTTCACGCCCGCGCTCGCGCGGGATACGACGCTGCGATTTGTGCCTATCATGATCAAGCCCTGATACCGATCAAGACGCTGGACTTCGACCGCGGTGTGAACGTGACGCTCGGCCTACCTTTCATTCGGACATCTCCGGATCACGGCACGGCGTTTGACATCGCCGGTCAGGGTGTCGCAAACCCGACAAGCACTATCGAAGCTCTGCGTATGGCCTGGCATATGGCCCAAAGCGCTTGA
- the rsmA gene encoding 16S rRNA (adenine(1518)-N(6)/adenine(1519)-N(6))-dimethyltransferase RsmA gives MSAIDNLPPLRNVIATHGLSARKALGQNFLLDLNLTAKIARRAGDLSECDVLEIGPGPGGLTRGLLAEGARRVLAIEKDERCMPALAEIGAAYPGQLQVINGDALEVDPLSHLTPPIRVAANLPYNVGTELLVRWLTPAEWPPFWESLTLMFQREVAERIIAAPGSKAYGRLALLAQWRADAKIVMHLPPEAFSPPPKVHSAVVHLTALPEPRYPADAAILSRIVAAAFNQRRKMLRGSLKGQAPDIEDRLISAGIKPTERAEQVSLEQFCALARTFDA, from the coding sequence ATGAGCGCCATTGATAACCTGCCCCCTCTGCGCAATGTGATCGCAACGCATGGCCTTTCCGCGCGCAAGGCACTCGGCCAGAACTTCCTGCTGGATTTGAACCTGACCGCAAAGATCGCACGCCGCGCAGGTGACCTTTCGGAGTGCGATGTTCTTGAAATCGGGCCCGGTCCCGGCGGGTTGACCCGCGGCCTTCTCGCCGAAGGTGCCCGCAGAGTGCTGGCGATTGAAAAAGATGAACGCTGTATGCCTGCCCTTGCCGAAATCGGCGCCGCCTACCCTGGTCAGCTTCAGGTTATCAACGGAGATGCCCTCGAAGTTGATCCGCTCAGCCATCTGACGCCGCCAATCCGCGTCGCCGCCAACTTGCCATACAACGTCGGAACCGAATTGCTGGTGCGCTGGCTTACTCCAGCCGAATGGCCTCCCTTCTGGGAAAGTCTGACTCTGATGTTCCAACGTGAAGTGGCGGAACGCATCATTGCTGCCCCCGGCTCCAAGGCCTATGGACGCCTCGCGCTTCTGGCCCAATGGCGCGCGGATGCGAAGATTGTCATGCACCTACCGCCAGAGGCGTTCTCACCGCCACCCAAAGTCCATTCCGCTGTCGTGCATCTGACCGCGTTGCCGGAACCCCGCTACCCTGCCGACGCGGCAATCCTGTCCCGTATCGTGGCCGCAGCCTTCAACCAGCGCCGCAAAATGCTGCGCGGTTCGCTGAAGGGTCAAGCGCCCGACATCGAAGACCGATTGATCTCTGCTGGCATCAAACCCACCGAACGCGCAGAACAGGTCAGCCTGGAGCAGTTCTGCGCCTTGGCACGAACTTTCGACGCGTAA
- a CDS encoding DUF4167 domain-containing protein, producing MRSSKSRSRNKGNRNRPSGNIVNRVFDSSGPEGKVRGTPQQVIDKYNQLARDSQLSNDRVATENFQQHAEHYQRMLNEAQREQEARREEQERQNRERQQERDRERRERIERQEREANGSGEKAAVASAEDPSEAEQPDVIGEVADSGLVETPETASEEPKPKKPRKRSPRKKAEPEAAEAAPASEENPAAE from the coding sequence ATGAGATCTTCGAAGTCACGTTCGCGGAACAAGGGTAACCGCAACCGTCCCTCAGGTAATATCGTCAACCGAGTGTTTGACAGCTCCGGTCCAGAGGGCAAGGTGCGCGGTACTCCGCAGCAAGTTATCGACAAATACAACCAGCTCGCCCGCGACAGCCAGCTGAGCAATGATCGTGTTGCCACGGAAAACTTCCAGCAGCACGCCGAGCATTACCAGCGCATGCTGAACGAGGCCCAGCGAGAGCAGGAAGCCCGTCGTGAAGAGCAGGAACGCCAGAACCGTGAGCGCCAGCAAGAGCGGGATCGCGAGCGCCGGGAACGCATTGAGCGTCAGGAACGCGAAGCCAATGGCAGCGGCGAGAAAGCGGCTGTTGCGTCGGCTGAAGACCCGTCCGAAGCGGAGCAACCCGATGTGATCGGCGAAGTGGCGGACAGCGGTCTGGTGGAGACACCGGAAACTGCATCAGAAGAGCCCAAGCCGAAAAAACCCCGCAAACGCAGCCCTCGTAAGAAGGCAGAGCCAGAGGCGGCGGAGGCGGCACCGGCGTCAGAGGAAAATCCGGCGGCAGAGTGA
- the prmC gene encoding peptide chain release factor N(5)-glutamine methyltransferase, with the protein MTISDLVAQVAGSLTAAGIEGAPREARLLVAHVTGVPTSRLTLEMGQAVNSEYQEKLLPLVARRMSREPLSHLLGRRAFYVHEFRVTADTLDPRPETETLVTEALREPFCRVLDLGTGTGAIAISLLAERPAARGIATDLSTAALDVAADNAAAIGVGDRLEFLQSDWFKTVEGRFDLIVSNPPYIALEEMDALAPELRHEPRFALTDEGDGLAAYRSICADVLSYLEPGGWLMVEIGWQQGREVADLFEAAGLIEVTVINDLDGRNRMVRGKKQH; encoded by the coding sequence CTGACGATTTCCGATCTGGTGGCTCAGGTTGCCGGATCGTTGACTGCGGCAGGAATTGAGGGTGCGCCGCGGGAAGCGCGATTGTTGGTCGCGCATGTGACCGGCGTTCCGACGTCTCGTTTGACGCTGGAGATGGGGCAGGCAGTCAACTCCGAATATCAAGAAAAATTGCTGCCGCTGGTGGCGCGACGCATGTCGCGCGAGCCTTTGTCGCATTTGTTGGGGCGACGCGCGTTCTATGTCCATGAGTTTCGCGTGACCGCGGACACACTGGATCCGAGACCAGAGACGGAAACTCTGGTGACGGAGGCTTTGAGGGAGCCGTTTTGTCGGGTTCTTGATCTGGGCACTGGAACCGGTGCGATCGCGATTTCGTTACTGGCAGAAAGGCCTGCTGCACGGGGCATTGCTACAGATTTGTCTACAGCCGCTCTTGATGTGGCGGCGGACAATGCGGCTGCCATCGGCGTCGGGGACCGCTTGGAGTTTTTGCAAAGCGACTGGTTTAAAACGGTGGAAGGGCGTTTCGATCTGATCGTGTCAAACCCTCCCTATATTGCTCTTGAAGAAATGGATGCTTTGGCCCCGGAACTGCGCCATGAGCCGCGTTTTGCCTTGACTGATGAAGGTGACGGGTTGGCCGCTTATCGCTCCATCTGCGCCGATGTCCTGTCGTATCTGGAGCCAGGCGGGTGGCTAATGGTGGAAATTGGCTGGCAACAGGGGCGGGAAGTCGCAGACCTATTTGAGGCAGCTGGTTTGATCGAAGTGACGGTCATAAACGATTTGGACGGCCGAAATCGAATGGTTCGCGGCAAAAAACAACATTAA
- the prfA gene encoding peptide chain release factor 1 — MVPIERLEQIKLRFEFLEAQMAEGGGDIAALAKEYAEIKPVVEQIATYRKLLSDISEAEEMLDDPDMKDLAEEELPDLRAALPEAEHALQLALLPKDEADARPAILEIRPGTGGDEAALFAGDLLRMYQRYCETRGWKLEILEEAATELGGIKEVVAHIKGENVFARMKFESGVHRVQRVPATESGGRIHTSAATVAVLPEAEDVDIQIDAQDIRIDTMRASGSGGQHVNTTDSAVRITHLPTGIMVVSSEKSQHRNREIAMQVLKTRLFDLERQRIADERAADRAGQVGSGDRSERIRTYNFPQGRMTDHRINLTLYKLDQVMAGDLDEIIDALTADAQATALAEMEA; from the coding sequence ATGGTTCCTATTGAGCGACTAGAACAGATTAAGCTGCGGTTCGAATTTCTTGAGGCGCAGATGGCAGAGGGCGGCGGTGATATCGCGGCGCTCGCAAAAGAGTATGCTGAAATCAAGCCGGTGGTGGAACAGATTGCGACCTATCGCAAATTGTTGTCCGATATCTCAGAAGCAGAAGAGATGCTGGACGATCCGGATATGAAGGATTTGGCCGAGGAAGAGTTGCCGGATTTGCGGGCAGCGCTTCCTGAGGCCGAGCATGCGCTGCAACTCGCCCTGTTGCCCAAAGACGAGGCGGACGCGCGGCCGGCCATTCTGGAAATTCGACCCGGAACGGGCGGAGACGAAGCGGCCTTGTTCGCGGGCGATTTGCTGCGGATGTATCAGCGCTATTGCGAAACGCGGGGTTGGAAGCTCGAAATTCTTGAGGAAGCGGCAACGGAGCTTGGCGGGATCAAGGAAGTTGTGGCGCATATAAAAGGCGAGAATGTCTTTGCCCGGATGAAATTCGAAAGCGGTGTGCATCGTGTACAACGGGTTCCCGCAACGGAGAGTGGCGGCCGTATTCATACTTCGGCGGCGACGGTGGCAGTGCTGCCGGAGGCGGAAGATGTCGACATTCAGATCGACGCGCAGGATATCAGGATCGATACCATGCGTGCTTCGGGGTCTGGCGGTCAGCACGTGAATACAACAGATTCGGCAGTTCGGATTACGCACTTGCCCACCGGCATCATGGTGGTGAGCTCCGAGAAGTCGCAGCATCGCAACCGTGAAATTGCGATGCAGGTGCTCAAGACCCGCTTGTTTGACCTTGAGCGGCAGAGGATTGCCGATGAGCGTGCGGCGGATCGTGCAGGCCAGGTTGGCTCCGGAGACCGGTCTGAACGCATTCGCACCTACAACTTTCCGCAGGGGCGGATGACAGATCACCGGATCAACCTGACACTCTACAAGCTTGATCAGGTAATGGCGGGCGATCTTGATGAGATCATCGATGCTTTGACGGCGGATGCCCAGGCGACAGCGTTGGCGGAGATGGAGGCGTGA
- a CDS encoding DUF1499 domain-containing protein: MTILFVVLVLAFGLLAYVRLAPNDASRWHVAGEITKDSNGQNSVRRLVEAGPDGLANFAEVALRDPRTEVLAGSVSEGMITVVTRTRMVGYPDFTTAWMQDGKLAIYGRSRFGRKDFGVNAQRVDGWIAALTAG, from the coding sequence ATGACAATTTTGTTTGTGGTTCTCGTGTTGGCCTTCGGCCTTTTGGCTTATGTTCGTTTGGCGCCGAATGACGCGAGCCGCTGGCATGTTGCCGGTGAGATCACCAAGGACAGCAATGGCCAAAACAGTGTTCGGCGCCTTGTTGAGGCTGGGCCGGATGGCTTGGCGAATTTTGCCGAGGTGGCACTGCGGGATCCGCGCACCGAGGTGCTGGCCGGTTCGGTGAGCGAAGGCATGATCACTGTGGTGACGCGGACGCGAATGGTCGGCTATCCGGATTTCACGACAGCCTGGATGCAGGACGGAAAGCTCGCGATTTACGGCCGCTCACGATTTGGTCGCAAGGATTTCGGCGTCAATGCCCAGCGTGTGGATGGCTGGATTGCGGCTTTGACCGCCGGTTAG
- a CDS encoding M20 aminoacylase family protein produces the protein MPVVNRIADYADEMKGWRRHLHAHPELEFECHETAAFVVARLKDFGVDEIHEGIAKTGVVAIINGQGEGPTVGLRADMDALPMDETSGVEYASEVAGRMHACGHDGHTTMLLGAAKYLAETRKFSGRVALMFQPAEEEGGGGEVMVKEGVMDRFDVNEVYALHNVPGLPFGEFHTTPGPIMAAVDTFTINIQGTGGHGAYPQDTVDPVVAAVAMVNAIQTIVSRNHDTRNEAVVSVTQIHAGSVNNVIPDLGMINGTIRTFDKDVQAMIHKRLEEITKGTAAAYGLSAELELDIGYPATVNSERQTAFAADVARDIAGDGAVNDAQGMEMGAEDFSYMLEARPGSYLFLGAGEGAGLHNPAFDFNDEVAPIGASFFAKLVETAQPLK, from the coding sequence ATGCCAGTTGTGAATCGTATTGCCGATTATGCGGACGAAATGAAGGGGTGGCGTCGTCATTTGCACGCGCATCCTGAATTGGAGTTCGAATGCCACGAAACGGCGGCCTTTGTTGTTGCTCGCCTGAAGGACTTCGGCGTGGACGAAATCCACGAGGGAATCGCCAAGACCGGCGTGGTTGCCATCATTAACGGTCAAGGGGAAGGACCGACTGTTGGCTTACGCGCGGACATGGATGCTTTGCCGATGGATGAGACGTCTGGGGTGGAGTACGCCAGTGAAGTAGCAGGACGGATGCATGCCTGTGGCCATGACGGTCATACAACAATGCTGTTGGGCGCCGCAAAATATCTCGCGGAAACCCGCAAGTTTTCCGGACGTGTCGCGCTGATGTTCCAACCTGCTGAGGAAGAAGGCGGCGGCGGCGAGGTGATGGTCAAGGAAGGCGTAATGGACCGTTTCGATGTGAATGAGGTCTATGCATTACACAACGTGCCTGGGTTGCCGTTCGGGGAATTCCACACGACTCCCGGTCCGATCATGGCGGCGGTCGACACGTTCACGATCAACATTCAGGGCACCGGTGGGCACGGGGCTTATCCACAAGATACGGTTGATCCGGTGGTCGCCGCCGTCGCGATGGTCAATGCCATCCAGACCATCGTGAGCCGAAACCACGACACCCGCAACGAAGCGGTCGTATCCGTGACGCAAATCCATGCGGGCTCTGTGAACAACGTGATCCCTGATCTTGGCATGATCAATGGCACCATTCGCACATTCGACAAAGATGTGCAGGCGATGATTCACAAACGGCTCGAGGAAATCACCAAGGGTACGGCTGCGGCTTATGGTCTGTCGGCGGAACTGGAACTGGATATTGGCTATCCGGCGACGGTGAACAGCGAGCGTCAGACTGCTTTTGCAGCCGATGTGGCGCGAGACATCGCAGGCGACGGGGCTGTGAATGACGCGCAGGGTATGGAAATGGGAGCTGAGGATTTCTCCTACATGTTGGAAGCGCGTCCCGGTTCTTATTTATTCCTCGGCGCAGGTGAAGGCGCAGGCCTGCACAACCCGGCGTTCGATTTCAATGACGAGGTCGCGCCCATTGGCGCGTCGTTCTTCGCCAAACTGGTTGAGACCGCACAACCTCTGAAATAA